One genomic region from Sulfuriflexus mobilis encodes:
- the ndk gene encoding nucleoside-diphosphate kinase gives MAIERTLSIIKPDAVAKNVIGEIYSRFEKAGLRIVAARMMQLNREQAEGFYAVHKERPFFKDLVDFMLSGPVMVQCLEGEAAINKNRELMGATNPAEAAAGTIRADFAETVDENAVHGSDSPETAAQEIAFFFEDGVCERTR, from the coding sequence ATGGCAATTGAACGCACCCTCTCAATTATCAAGCCCGATGCCGTAGCTAAGAATGTGATCGGTGAGATTTACAGCCGCTTTGAAAAGGCCGGTCTGCGCATCGTCGCGGCGCGCATGATGCAGCTGAACCGTGAACAGGCAGAAGGCTTCTATGCCGTGCACAAGGAGCGCCCGTTCTTCAAGGACCTGGTAGATTTCATGCTCTCTGGCCCGGTCATGGTGCAGTGCCTGGAAGGTGAAGCTGCCATTAACAAGAATCGTGAACTTATGGGTGCCACCAACCCGGCCGAGGCCGCTGCCGGTACCATCCGTGCGGACTTCGCTGAAACCGTGGATGAAAATGCCGTGCACGGTTCCGATAGCCCGGAAACGGCCGCCCAGGAAATCGCCTTCTTCTTTGAAGACGGTGTCTGTGAGCGTACCCGCTAA